The genomic segment GTACTCGACGAAGACCCCGAATGGTCAATCGCAGCCCCTCGGGTACATTCAGAGGGCAATGAATGGGTAAGCATAGAAGAAGAGTTCGGCGAAGCCGCGCCAGATTATCTGAGTTCAGTCGGATACAAAATAAATAAAAAAGGCGCAGCAGCCGCCCGTGTTCGAATGATCGAGATTGTGGAAGAAGGATTGCTGGCCATGTACGATCCGCGCATGAAGGCGCGAGAAAAAGGCTATTAAATGTAGGTGGCGGTTTGAAACCGCCACCTACCCTCACGTCTTACGTCTCACCTTTTTAACTGGAGATAAATCACATGGAGAGATATCCTTTTGGCAGCGGACGTCCCGACCCGGCATCATTTCCCAAGCGAGAATTGGCCGAAGCCGCCATGCGTATCTTGCCCGAAATGGGCAATGAACTGGCACTTTATCCCGGCACATTGGGATATCAACCGATGCGACAGGTCCTGGCCGATCGCCTGTTGCGACGCGAAGGGATTGCCCCTCCCGTTGAAGAAATCGCATTGACCAATGGCTCAATGCAACCCGTGACCTTAATGGCACAGATGTTTATCGATCAACCCGGCGATGGCGTCGTCATGGAGGAATATTGCTATTCCGGTACAATTGGCGCATATAACAAAGAAGGCGCGGAATTGGTGGGCATTCCCGTGGATGAATATGGCATGCGGATGGACGCACTATCCGACGAATTAAAGAAACGGGGCGCTAACGGAAAACTGCCCAAATTCATTTATGTACTCGCAACATTCCAAAATCCCACGGGTGCGATCATGCCCCTCGAACGGCGAAAAGAACTGTTGCAAATTGCCGCACAGTACGAGATCCCCGTCGTCGAAGACCACTGCTATGCCGACACAGTGTACGAAGACGATTATTACGTACCTTCACTCTACACCCTGCCAGCAGAAGTGCCCGTAGTACATATTGAATCCCTCTCCAAAATTTTGGGTCCAGGCGTGCGCCTGGGGTGCTTCTTCACCAAACAACCCCTCCTGGGCAAAATTTTGCAAATTCGTCGAGATGGCGGCACGAGTTCGCTCGCCGCAGCCATTGTGTACGAATACTTCCGCGAACACCTGTGGACCCATGTCAATAACATCAATGCAATCGTAAAAGAAAAGCGCGACTTGATGTTTGAAATGCTGGGACAATCTCCCGACGCTTTTGAATGGTTCAGCCGTCCCAAAGGCGGGTTATTTATCTGGGTCAAATTGCCCGATGCCACCGATGTGATCGAATGCGAACAAATAGCTGAATCCCGCGGGATCGACTACGCCACCGGCAAAGCATTTCACGTACACCACGACGACGTGCCCTACTTGCGCCTCGCATTTGGCTACGCATCACTCGCACAAATCCGAGAAGGCATACCAAAATTGGCAGAATGCGTCATGGCAACGCAGAAGTGAAGTCGCATTTTTTTGAGCCGGTTATCGTTCTTTCAATAATGTGGACATCGCTATGGTCCCAAGTCTTTCCCCCCACTTTCTCTCCCTGGACCTCGAAGTCAGCAAGCAAAACCACCGCATTCGCGCATTTGCCGCAGTGCGTACGGACGTTGACCAACCACTGGTCTTTCGCGGCGGCGACCTGACAGCGGCGTTGGAAAAACTCGACGACTTCGCTGATGGCGCGGACTTCCTGCTCGGTCACAACCTGATCGCTTTCGATCTACCACATCTGAAAGCCGCGAAGTTCGATCTACGGATACTGGAGCTACCGCCGGTAGATACATTGTGGCTCAACCCCCTCGCCTTTCCCCGCAATCCCTATCACCACCTCGTCAAACACTATCAGGATGGACAGCTCAAACGCGGGCGATTGAACGACCCGGAACTCGACGCCCGCCTCGCGCTGGAAGTCTTCGACAATCAGCAAACCGCCTTACGCGATGCACCTTTTAGCTTGCTCGCTGCGTGGCATTGGTTAACCGGAACAGGACCTGAAAGCGCGGGGTTCGACGCCGTATTCACTGCCATAAGGTACTCGCCCCTGCCAACCGAAGCAGCAGCCAACGCGGCGATCCGCGAGCGACTTGCGGGCATCGCCTGCCAAAATCGCGGTCAGGACATTCTCGAGCATGTCGATCAAAGCGGCTGGCCACTGGCTTACGCGCTGGCCTGGCTATCAGTTTCCGGCGGCAATTCTGTGATGCCTCCGTGGGTACGACATCAGTTTCCAGAAGCCAGTAAGCTGGTTCGCCAACTACGGGATATGCCCTGTGGCGAGTCGGACTGCGACTGGTGCGGGGAGAGACACGATCCGCGAAAGGAGCTCAAACGCTGGTTTGGATTTGACGATTTTCGTCCAGAACCGGTGGATCAAGAAGGTAGCCCCATGCAGCGGACCATCGTCGAAGCAGCGATGGCCGGAGAGCATGTACTGGGGATTCTACCCACCGGCACCGGCAAGTCTGTCTGCTACCAGATTCCTGCTTTATCCCGCTATGACAAGACCGGTGCTCTCACGGTGGTGATCTCGCCTCTGGTCGCACTCATGGCGGATCAAGTGGCGGGACTGGAGGCCCATGGAATCGGCTCTTGCGTGGCCATCAATGGATTGCTGTCCATGCCTGAGCGGGCCGATGCGCTAGACCGGGTTCGGCTCGGGGATGCGGGTATCCTCATCATCTCGCCGGAGCAACTCCGCAATCGTTCCCTGCACAGGGTACTGGATCAACGCGAGATCGGTGCCTGGGTGCTGGATGAAGCCCACTGCCTCTCTAAGTGGGGACACGACTTCCGACCCGATTATCGCTACGTAGGACGCTTCATCCGCGAAAAGGCGGGACAGGATCCGATCCCGCCAGTGTTATGCTTGACCGCGACCGCCAAGCCCGACGTGATGGCGGACATCAAGCAACATTTTCAGGACGAACTTGGTATAAGACTGAAGGTTTTCGACGGCGGTTCTCATCGCACCAATCTGGAGTTCATAGTGGTGCCGACGACCGGGGGAGAGAAGTTCTCGCACATCCACCAGATTCTAATAGCCGACTTGCCACCGGACATGCCCGGAGGCGCCATTGTCTATTGTGCTACGCGCCGACAGACCAAAGAAGTGGCGGAGTTCT from the Gemmatimonadota bacterium genome contains:
- a CDS encoding PLP-dependent aminotransferase family protein codes for the protein MERYPFGSGRPDPASFPKRELAEAAMRILPEMGNELALYPGTLGYQPMRQVLADRLLRREGIAPPVEEIALTNGSMQPVTLMAQMFIDQPGDGVVMEEYCYSGTIGAYNKEGAELVGIPVDEYGMRMDALSDELKKRGANGKLPKFIYVLATFQNPTGAIMPLERRKELLQIAAQYEIPVVEDHCYADTVYEDDYYVPSLYTLPAEVPVVHIESLSKILGPGVRLGCFFTKQPLLGKILQIRRDGGTSSLAAAIVYEYFREHLWTHVNNINAIVKEKRDLMFEMLGQSPDAFEWFSRPKGGLFIWVKLPDATDVIECEQIAESRGIDYATGKAFHVHHDDVPYLRLAFGYASLAQIREGIPKLAECVMATQK